In Acidobacteriota bacterium, one DNA window encodes the following:
- a CDS encoding phage tail protein, which translates to MLCDGRTLEAAKYPQLFAVLGYLYGQGEEGEGTFKIPDYRGLFLRGVDDGSGMDPDAGSRRSPTDSGPGQGVGSLQCDALQDHTHNYYAVNTATPAKEGEAGAATGSNLPTTSPNQPPARVSSETRPKNIYVNYIIKYRYAVRHA; encoded by the coding sequence ATGTTGTGCGATGGACGGACTCTTGAGGCGGCCAAGTATCCCCAGCTCTTCGCAGTGCTGGGCTACCTCTATGGCCAAGGCGAGGAGGGGGAAGGCACCTTCAAGATTCCCGACTACCGGGGTCTTTTTCTGCGGGGCGTGGACGACGGGTCAGGCATGGATCCCGATGCCGGCAGCCGCCGCTCTCCCACCGATTCCGGGCCAGGGCAGGGCGTCGGCTCGCTGCAGTGCGACGCCTTGCAAGACCATACTCATAATTACTACGCGGTGAACACCGCCACTCCAGCCAAGGAAGGAGAGGCCGGCGCCGCCACAGGCTCCAATCTGCCCACCACTTCCCCCAATCAGCCGCCGGCCCGAGTGAGTTCGGAAACGCGCCCCAAGAACATCTATGTCA